The proteins below come from a single Kitasatospora sp. NBC_00315 genomic window:
- a CDS encoding ScbR family autoregulator-binding transcription factor, whose product MARQARALETRQTVLRAAAEVFDRRGYAAATMAEILSRANVTKGALYFHFASKEELARAVIDEQAAWLATWRPTTESPAQAMIDLGYAFARALREDPLVRGSIRLTIEHGTFTQPQIAAYRGWSDAATALLRGAMEAGELHPGLDVAGAADVIVGAVTGIQLTSQVLTDRQDLLARMADLWTLLLPGLVRPQTLARLVVRPPEDAAGQT is encoded by the coding sequence ATGGCCCGGCAGGCCCGTGCCCTGGAAACCCGGCAGACGGTGCTCCGCGCCGCGGCCGAGGTCTTCGACCGGCGCGGCTACGCCGCGGCCACGATGGCCGAGATCCTCAGCCGCGCGAACGTCACCAAGGGCGCGCTCTACTTCCACTTCGCTTCGAAGGAGGAGCTCGCCAGAGCCGTCATCGACGAACAGGCGGCCTGGCTCGCGACCTGGCGGCCGACCACCGAGAGTCCCGCCCAGGCCATGATCGACCTGGGGTACGCCTTCGCCCGGGCCCTGCGGGAGGATCCGCTGGTGCGCGGCAGCATCCGGCTGACCATCGAGCACGGCACCTTCACCCAGCCGCAGATCGCCGCCTACCGCGGCTGGTCCGACGCGGCGACCGCCCTGCTGCGGGGCGCGATGGAGGCCGGTGAACTGCACCCGGGCCTGGACGTCGCCGGGGCGGCGGACGTGATCGTCGGAGCGGTCACCGGGATCCAGCTGACCTCGCAGGTCCTCACCGACCGCCAGGACCTGCTGGCACGGATGGCCGACCTCTGGACGCTGCTGCTGCCCGGCCTCGTCCGGCCGCAGACGCTGGCCCGGCTGGTCGTGCGGCCGCCCGAGGACGCGGCCGGGCAGACCTGA
- a CDS encoding acyl-CoA carboxylase epsilon subunit, producing the protein MSASDQPLVRIVRGSLTDEELAALTAVLLARAAVAQQAAAAASPVEPVAGWKRLERHQPYFSPVSWQQAA; encoded by the coding sequence ATGAGCGCTTCCGACCAACCCCTTGTCCGCATCGTCCGCGGCTCGCTGACCGACGAGGAGCTCGCCGCTCTGACCGCCGTGCTGCTGGCCCGCGCGGCTGTCGCGCAGCAGGCCGCCGCGGCCGCGTCACCGGTGGAGCCGGTGGCCGGCTGGAAGCGCCTGGAGCGGCACCAGCCGTACTTCTCCCCGGTCAGCTGGCAGCAGGCGGCGTAA
- a CDS encoding acyl-CoA carboxylase subunit beta, producing MTVVHEAPVGDEIPAIPADARGRVAELHVLREQVLAGPSEQATEAQHAKGKLTARERIALLLDPGSFREVEPLRRHRATGFGLEAKKPHTDGVIVGWGTVHGRTVFTYAHDFRIFGGALGEAHAQKIHKIMDMAIAAGAPLVSLNDGAGARIQEGVTALAGYGGIFQRNTRASGVIPQISVMLGPCAGGAAYSPALTDFIFMVRETSQMFITGPDVVQAVTGEKISQNGLGGADVHSGVSGVSHFAYDDEQSCIEEVRFLLSLLPQNNREMPPAAVNDDPVDRRNDSLLDLVPADGNRPYDMRKVIEEIVDHGEFLEVHERWATNVLCVLARIDGHVTGIIANQPQSLAGVLDINASEKAARFVQMCDAFNIPLVTMLDVPGFLPGVDQEHDGIIRHGAKLLYAYCNATVPRIQLILRKAYGGAYIVMDSRSIGADLSFAWPTNEIAVMGAEGAANVIFRRDIAGAEDPEAMRAQKIKEYKSELMHPYYAAERGLVDDVIDPAETRAVLASSLAMLRTKHADLPSRKHGNPPM from the coding sequence ATGACGGTTGTGCATGAGGCACCGGTCGGTGACGAGATCCCCGCGATCCCGGCCGACGCCCGTGGGCGGGTCGCCGAGCTGCACGTCCTGCGCGAGCAGGTGCTGGCCGGGCCGAGCGAGCAGGCGACCGAGGCGCAGCACGCGAAGGGCAAGCTGACCGCCCGCGAGCGGATCGCCCTGCTGCTGGACCCGGGCTCCTTCCGGGAGGTCGAGCCGCTGCGCCGGCACCGCGCCACCGGCTTCGGCCTGGAGGCGAAGAAGCCGCACACCGACGGCGTGATCGTCGGCTGGGGCACCGTGCACGGGCGGACCGTCTTCACCTACGCCCACGACTTCCGGATCTTCGGCGGCGCGCTGGGCGAGGCCCACGCGCAGAAGATCCACAAGATCATGGACATGGCCATCGCGGCCGGTGCCCCGCTGGTCTCGCTGAACGACGGCGCCGGCGCCCGCATCCAGGAGGGCGTCACCGCGCTGGCCGGCTACGGCGGCATCTTCCAGCGCAACACCCGCGCCTCGGGCGTCATCCCGCAGATCAGCGTGATGCTCGGCCCGTGCGCCGGCGGCGCCGCGTACTCCCCCGCGCTGACCGACTTCATCTTCATGGTCCGCGAGACCTCGCAGATGTTCATCACCGGCCCGGACGTGGTGCAGGCCGTCACCGGCGAGAAGATCAGCCAGAACGGCCTCGGCGGCGCCGACGTGCACTCCGGGGTCTCCGGCGTCTCGCACTTCGCCTACGACGACGAGCAGAGCTGCATCGAGGAGGTCCGCTTCCTCCTGTCGCTGCTGCCGCAGAACAACCGCGAGATGCCCCCGGCGGCCGTCAACGACGACCCGGTGGACCGCCGCAACGACTCGCTGCTCGACCTGGTGCCCGCCGACGGCAACCGGCCGTACGACATGCGCAAGGTGATCGAGGAGATCGTCGACCACGGCGAGTTCCTGGAGGTCCACGAGCGCTGGGCGACCAACGTGCTCTGCGTGCTGGCCCGGATCGACGGCCACGTGACCGGCATCATCGCCAACCAGCCGCAGTCGCTGGCCGGCGTGCTCGACATCAACGCCTCGGAGAAGGCCGCGCGCTTCGTCCAGATGTGCGACGCCTTCAACATCCCGCTGGTGACCATGCTCGACGTCCCCGGCTTCCTGCCCGGCGTCGACCAGGAGCACGACGGCATCATCCGGCACGGCGCCAAGCTGCTCTACGCCTACTGCAACGCCACCGTGCCGCGGATCCAGCTGATCCTGCGCAAGGCGTACGGCGGCGCGTACATCGTGATGGACTCCCGCTCGATCGGCGCCGACCTCTCCTTCGCCTGGCCCACCAACGAGATCGCGGTGATGGGCGCCGAGGGCGCGGCCAACGTGATCTTCCGGCGGGACATCGCGGGGGCCGAGGACCCCGAGGCGATGCGGGCGCAGAAGATCAAGGAGTACAAGAGCGAGCTGATGCACCCGTACTACGCGGCCGAGCGCGGCCTCGTGGACGACGTCATCGACCCGGCCGAGACCCGCGCCGTGCTCGCCTCCTCACTCGCGATGCTCCGAACCAAGCACGCGGACCTGCCCAGCCGCAAGCACGGCAACCCGCCGATGTAG
- a CDS encoding PLD nuclease N-terminal domain-containing protein: MLRMLPFLLVLALWIWAFIDCLTTPEEEVRHLPKVVWVIIILLFGEVLLGPVAWLVAGKERTGAQRRRAAWPEGTAGYPEHERPRAGRSLAPDDDPEFLASLKKDNKKHEDMLKQWEADLRRREEELRSTDDPDTGGRG; encoded by the coding sequence GTGTTGAGGATGCTGCCGTTCCTGCTCGTGCTCGCCCTGTGGATCTGGGCGTTCATCGACTGCCTCACCACTCCCGAGGAGGAGGTCAGGCATCTGCCGAAGGTCGTCTGGGTGATCATCATCCTGCTCTTCGGCGAGGTGCTGCTCGGCCCTGTCGCCTGGCTGGTCGCCGGCAAGGAGCGGACCGGGGCACAGCGGCGGCGGGCGGCCTGGCCCGAGGGCACGGCCGGATATCCGGAGCACGAGCGTCCGCGGGCCGGTCGGTCGCTCGCACCCGACGACGACCCCGAATTTCTCGCCTCACTGAAGAAGGACAACAAAAAGCACGAGGACATGCTCAAGCAGTGGGAGGCCGATCTGCGCCGCCGCGAGGAGGAGCTCCGGAGCACCGACGACCCGGACACCGGTGGTCGGGGCTGA
- a CDS encoding menaquinone biosynthesis decarboxylase — protein MAYDDLRSFLRALEREGDLRRIKAEVDPYLEIGEIVDRVQKAKGPALLFENVKGASMPLAMNVFGTERRLAKSLGLKGPEEISEKIAGLLKPELPQGFTGFRDAFGKLASMAHVPPKHVKAGDAPVQEVVLTGDDVNLDDLPALFTWPLDGGSFFNLGLTHTKDPDSGIRNLGLYRLQRHDRRTIGMHWQIHKDSRNHYAVAARRGERLPVAIAFGCPPAVTYAATAPLPGDIDEYLFAGFVAGERVRMVDCRTVPLQVPADAEVVLEGWLEPGEMLPEGPFGDHTGFYTPQEPFPALTIDCVTMRKRPILQSIVVGRPPTEDGPLGKFTERFFLPLLKIIIPDIVDYDLPEAGGFHNCVIVSIDKKYPKHAQKVMHAIWGAHMMSLTKLIIVVDADCDVHDYQEVAWRALGNTDYSRDLSVVEGPVDHLDHASYQQFWGGKAGIDATRKLPEEGYTRDGGWPEMVGSDPETAALVTKRWKEYGL, from the coding sequence ATGGCATACGACGATCTCCGCTCGTTTCTGCGGGCGCTCGAACGAGAAGGCGACCTCCGGCGGATCAAGGCCGAGGTGGACCCCTACCTGGAGATCGGCGAGATCGTCGACCGGGTGCAGAAGGCCAAGGGCCCGGCGCTGCTGTTCGAGAACGTCAAGGGCGCCTCGATGCCGCTGGCGATGAACGTCTTCGGGACGGAGCGCCGGCTCGCCAAGTCGCTGGGGCTCAAGGGCCCGGAGGAGATCTCCGAGAAGATCGCCGGCCTGCTGAAGCCGGAGCTGCCGCAGGGCTTCACCGGCTTCCGGGACGCCTTCGGCAAGCTGGCCTCGATGGCGCACGTACCGCCGAAGCACGTGAAGGCCGGCGACGCGCCCGTCCAGGAGGTCGTGCTCACCGGCGACGACGTCAACCTGGACGACCTGCCGGCACTCTTCACCTGGCCGCTGGACGGCGGCTCCTTCTTCAACCTGGGTCTGACCCACACCAAGGACCCGGACTCGGGCATCCGCAACCTCGGCCTGTACCGCCTCCAGCGGCACGACCGGCGGACCATCGGCATGCACTGGCAGATCCACAAGGACAGCCGCAACCACTACGCGGTCGCCGCCAGGCGCGGTGAGCGCCTCCCGGTCGCGATCGCCTTCGGCTGCCCGCCCGCCGTCACCTACGCGGCCACGGCGCCGCTGCCCGGGGACATCGACGAGTACCTGTTCGCCGGCTTCGTGGCCGGTGAGCGGGTCCGGATGGTCGACTGCAGGACGGTGCCGCTGCAGGTGCCCGCCGACGCGGAGGTCGTGCTGGAGGGCTGGCTGGAGCCCGGGGAGATGCTCCCCGAGGGCCCGTTCGGCGACCACACCGGCTTCTACACGCCGCAGGAGCCGTTCCCGGCACTGACCATCGACTGCGTGACGATGCGCAAGCGGCCGATCCTGCAGTCGATCGTGGTCGGCCGCCCGCCGACCGAGGACGGCCCGCTGGGCAAGTTCACCGAGCGGTTCTTCCTGCCGCTGCTGAAGATCATCATTCCGGACATCGTGGACTACGACCTGCCCGAGGCCGGCGGCTTCCACAACTGCGTGATCGTCTCGATCGACAAGAAGTACCCCAAGCACGCCCAGAAGGTCATGCACGCGATCTGGGGCGCCCACATGATGTCGCTGACCAAGCTGATCATCGTGGTGGACGCGGACTGCGACGTGCACGACTACCAGGAGGTGGCCTGGCGGGCGCTGGGCAACACCGACTACAGCCGGGACCTCTCGGTCGTCGAGGGCCCGGTCGACCACCTCGACCACGCCTCCTACCAGCAGTTCTGGGGCGGCAAGGCGGGCATCGACGCGACCCGCAAGCTCCCCGAGGAGGGCTACACCCGCGACGGTGGCTGGCCCGAGATGGTCGGCTCCGACCCGGAGACGGCCGCCCTGGTCACCAAGCGCTGGAAGGAGTACGGGCTGTGA
- the mqnP gene encoding menaquinone biosynthesis prenyltransferase MqnP, translating to MSATADLFEAPPPNKARAFLRLVMIEHSVFALPFAYIAALTAMFRTDARVHWSTLLIVTVCMVGLRTFAMAANRIIDREIDARNPRTAGRELVTGAVSMRTAYTGSAIALVVFLGAAALLNPLCLALAPVAVVPMVVYPYGKRFTDFPHAILGLAQAMGPVGAWLAVTGTWSWDAVVLGLAVGIWIGGFDLIFGCQDVAADRADGVRSVPARFGVAGALYGARACHVLTVLLLGWYAVLTDAGPAFWVGLLVVVCAFVYEHSIVKPGDLSRLNRAFFTTNGFVGISLFFFALLDLVIRGLGV from the coding sequence GTGAGCGCCACCGCCGACCTCTTCGAGGCCCCGCCGCCGAACAAGGCCAGGGCCTTCCTGCGGCTGGTCATGATCGAGCACTCGGTGTTCGCCCTGCCCTTCGCCTACATCGCGGCCCTCACCGCGATGTTCCGCACCGATGCGCGGGTGCACTGGTCCACCCTGCTGATCGTGACCGTCTGCATGGTCGGCCTGCGGACGTTCGCGATGGCCGCCAACCGGATCATCGACCGCGAGATCGACGCCCGTAACCCGCGCACCGCCGGGCGCGAACTGGTCACCGGCGCCGTCTCGATGCGCACCGCGTACACCGGCTCGGCGATCGCCCTGGTGGTCTTCCTCGGCGCCGCCGCCCTGCTCAACCCGCTCTGCCTGGCGCTCGCCCCGGTCGCCGTCGTCCCGATGGTGGTCTACCCGTACGGCAAGCGCTTCACGGACTTCCCGCACGCGATCCTGGGTCTGGCCCAGGCGATGGGCCCGGTCGGCGCCTGGCTCGCCGTCACCGGCACCTGGTCCTGGGACGCCGTGGTGCTCGGCCTCGCGGTCGGCATCTGGATCGGCGGCTTCGACCTGATCTTCGGCTGCCAGGACGTCGCCGCCGACCGCGCCGACGGCGTGCGCTCCGTCCCCGCCCGCTTCGGCGTCGCGGGCGCCCTCTACGGCGCCCGGGCCTGCCACGTCCTCACCGTCCTGCTGCTGGGCTGGTACGCCGTCCTCACCGACGCCGGTCCGGCCTTCTGGGTGGGTCTGCTGGTGGTGGTCTGCGCGTTCGTCTACGAGCACTCCATCGTCAAGCCCGGCGACCTCTCGCGCCTCAACCGGGCGTTCTTCACCACCAACGGCTTCGTCGGCATCTCGCTCTTCTTCTTCGCCCTGCTCGACCTCGTGATCCGGGGGCTGGGCGTCTGA
- a CDS encoding Scr1 family TA system antitoxin-like transcriptional regulator, whose amino-acid sequence MPQPKDLDPAESPRSFYGSELRRLREAAGLTQERLGELVFSSGAYIGHLEAASRRPQLDMSEQLDQVLETGGYFARLYPMVTRSRYPEYFVHVVELQTRAQSISSYCPALIQGLLQTPDYARAVFESAQPLRSVEETEVLVAARMARADILDGPTAPVLWTVLDEAIIRRPIGSAATMRDQLAHLVRLVRSRRLIVQVLPFSAGAHALLEGMALHMTFEDEPPMVYLEGPHIGRLVDDPLLVARCLRSYDLVRAAALSPEVSLTLLESAMEDYSREQL is encoded by the coding sequence GTGCCCCAGCCCAAGGATCTCGACCCGGCCGAGTCGCCGAGGTCTTTCTACGGCTCCGAACTGCGCCGCCTCCGCGAGGCCGCCGGGCTGACCCAGGAACGGCTGGGGGAGCTGGTGTTCAGCTCCGGCGCCTACATCGGGCACCTGGAGGCGGCCTCCCGCAGGCCCCAACTGGACATGTCGGAGCAGCTGGACCAGGTCCTCGAAACGGGCGGGTACTTCGCACGGCTGTATCCGATGGTGACGCGCTCGCGGTATCCCGAGTACTTCGTCCACGTGGTGGAGTTGCAGACGAGAGCGCAGAGCATCAGCAGCTACTGCCCTGCTCTCATCCAGGGGTTGTTGCAGACCCCCGACTACGCACGGGCGGTCTTCGAATCCGCCCAACCGCTGAGATCCGTCGAAGAAACGGAGGTACTGGTGGCCGCGCGGATGGCACGGGCCGACATCCTCGACGGTCCAACAGCGCCTGTGTTGTGGACCGTTCTGGACGAAGCGATCATCCGGCGGCCGATCGGCAGTGCGGCGACGATGCGTGACCAGCTTGCTCATCTCGTCCGTCTTGTGCGGAGTCGGCGGCTGATCGTCCAGGTGCTGCCGTTCTCGGCTGGGGCTCACGCCCTGTTGGAGGGGATGGCACTGCACATGACTTTCGAGGACGAGCCTCCGATGGTCTACCTCGAAGGCCCTCACATCGGGCGACTGGTCGACGATCCGTTGCTGGTGGCCAGATGCCTTCGGTCCTACGATCTGGTCAGGGCCGCCGCGTTGTCGCCGGAGGTGTCCCTCACCCTGCTCGAGTCGGCGATGGAGGATTACTCGCGTGAGCAACTCTGA
- a CDS encoding DUF397 domain-containing protein encodes MSNSERWRKSSYSGGSGGECIEVDDARPGTVRDSKDPDGPRLGFAPELWQAFVTAAADGVLDRA; translated from the coding sequence GTGAGCAACTCTGAGCGGTGGCGCAAGAGCAGTTACAGCGGTGGCAGTGGTGGCGAGTGCATCGAGGTGGACGACGCCCGTCCCGGCACGGTCCGCGACTCCAAGGATCCGGACGGCCCCCGTCTCGGGTTCGCCCCCGAGCTGTGGCAGGCCTTCGTGACGGCCGCAGCAGACGGTGTGCTGGACCGGGCCTGA
- a CDS encoding VOC family protein, with translation MIGTLQCVVLDCHYPPALARFYAALLGGEVDRPDPRWTLDEDWSTLHTPGGTVVAFQRVEDFHPPQWPDPAHPQQVHLDIDVEDIGAAEREVIALGGSPLRAYDGWRVYADPAGHPFCLIGRPAARPL, from the coding sequence ATGATCGGCACCCTGCAGTGCGTCGTCCTGGACTGCCACTACCCGCCCGCGCTGGCCCGCTTCTACGCGGCGCTGCTCGGCGGGGAGGTGGACCGGCCGGACCCGCGCTGGACGCTGGACGAGGACTGGTCGACGCTGCACACTCCCGGTGGCACGGTGGTGGCGTTCCAGCGGGTCGAGGACTTCCACCCGCCGCAGTGGCCCGACCCGGCGCACCCGCAACAGGTGCACCTGGACATCGACGTGGAGGACATCGGGGCGGCCGAGCGCGAGGTGATCGCCCTCGGCGGCTCGCCGCTGCGGGCGTACGACGGCTGGCGGGTCTACGCCGACCCGGCGGGGCACCCCTTCTGCCTGATCGGCCGGCCGGCGGCCAGGCCGCTGTAG
- a CDS encoding MOSC domain-containing protein yields MAEIIGVVERLWRYPVKSTGGEQLDTVQVDERGLAGDRLYAVRDGAGRLGSGKNTPRLRHMDGLLRLGSRLGHRLDGPELLDPLGRPVADPDAFLRAFLQLEDIGLAREDAHSHFDQLPVSLLTTATLDWVREAAPCTVVDERRFRPNIVVRTPPGTPPFVEDTWFGRQAATADGSGPRFALVRASERCAMSGAPQPGLPEAPEILKALLDAHDGRLDALAEVSRPGRLSVGDSLALI; encoded by the coding sequence ATGGCAGAGATCATCGGAGTCGTCGAACGGCTCTGGCGCTACCCCGTGAAATCCACCGGTGGCGAACAGCTCGACACCGTCCAGGTGGACGAACGCGGCCTCGCCGGTGACCGGCTCTACGCCGTGCGCGACGGCGCGGGCAGACTCGGCTCCGGCAAGAACACCCCCCGCCTTCGCCACATGGACGGGCTGCTCCGCCTCGGCTCCCGGCTCGGCCACCGCCTCGACGGCCCCGAACTCCTCGACCCGCTCGGCCGGCCCGTCGCCGACCCGGACGCCTTCCTGCGGGCCTTCCTCCAGCTGGAGGACATCGGCCTGGCCCGCGAGGACGCCCACTCGCACTTCGACCAGCTCCCGGTCAGCCTGCTCACGACCGCCACCCTGGACTGGGTCCGCGAGGCCGCCCCGTGCACCGTCGTGGACGAACGCCGGTTCCGGCCCAACATCGTCGTGCGCACCCCGCCGGGCACCCCGCCGTTCGTCGAGGACACCTGGTTCGGCCGGCAGGCCGCGACGGCGGACGGCTCCGGCCCCCGCTTCGCCCTGGTCCGCGCGAGCGAACGCTGTGCCATGAGCGGCGCCCCGCAGCCCGGTCTCCCCGAGGCGCCCGAGATCCTCAAGGCCCTGCTGGACGCCCATGACGGCCGCCTCGACGCCCTCGCCGAGGTCAGCCGCCCGGGGCGGCTCAGCGTCGGCGACAGCCTGGCACTGATCTGA
- a CDS encoding cyclase family protein, whose amino-acid sequence MAPTLIDLTHPLTTGMPVYPGDPEVELRPALTTATAGVNVLGLHLGSQSGTHVDAPYHVDVTWPTLDGLPLTLFTGPAVVADLRGLEPRTAVTAGLLADALERLTPGAVLLLATGWPRYWGTDHYLAHPYLAPSAARALVEAGVRTLGVDALSIDRTPDPGPGDPAVAALLADLADEHDGPPPAEEVGLAAHRVVLGAPGGAVITENLTDLTPLLEAQAAGEPVEVSFFPLRLVAADGAPVRAVARIG is encoded by the coding sequence ATGGCGCCGACGCTGATCGACCTCACCCATCCGCTCACCACCGGCATGCCCGTCTACCCGGGCGACCCGGAGGTGGAGCTGCGGCCGGCGCTGACCACCGCCACCGCCGGGGTCAACGTCCTCGGCCTGCACCTCGGTTCGCAGTCCGGCACCCACGTCGACGCGCCCTATCACGTGGACGTCACCTGGCCGACCCTGGACGGCCTGCCGCTCACCCTGTTCACCGGCCCGGCCGTGGTCGCCGACCTGCGCGGGCTCGAACCCCGCACCGCCGTCACCGCCGGCCTGCTCGCGGACGCGCTGGAGCGGCTGACCCCCGGGGCCGTCCTGCTGCTGGCCACCGGCTGGCCCCGGTACTGGGGCACCGACCACTACCTCGCCCACCCGTACCTGGCGCCCTCCGCCGCCCGGGCGCTGGTCGAGGCGGGCGTGCGGACGCTCGGGGTGGACGCCCTGAGCATCGACCGCACCCCCGACCCCGGCCCGGGCGATCCGGCGGTGGCCGCGCTGCTCGCCGACCTGGCCGACGAGCACGACGGCCCGCCGCCCGCCGAGGAGGTCGGGCTGGCCGCCCACCGGGTGGTGCTCGGCGCTCCGGGCGGCGCGGTGATCACGGAGAACCTCACCGACCTGACACCGCTGCTGGAGGCCCAGGCGGCCGGTGAGCCGGTCGAGGTCTCGTTCTTCCCGCTGCGGCTGGTCGCCGCCGACGGCGCCCCCGTCCGCGCGGTGGCCCGAATCGGCTGA
- a CDS encoding UbiX family flavin prenyltransferase — MSTAKAADGTPVRRPWVVGVSGASGTPYAASVVRGLLAAGEAVDLVVSRAARLTVLDETGISFRDAHWREDLGRWLGSDEGLDDVRYWPAGDFAAGPSSGSYPAKGMLVVPASTGSVAGIALGLSKDLLQRVAAVTLKERRPLVVCVRETPLNGVTLKHLVELDAQGAVVLPASPGFYAGGSTVRELVDFVAGRVLDAVGVRHELYRRWAGELGAAAKAAGRGE, encoded by the coding sequence ATGAGCACAGCGAAGGCAGCAGACGGCACGCCGGTCCGACGGCCCTGGGTGGTCGGGGTCTCGGGGGCGTCCGGAACCCCGTACGCGGCGTCGGTGGTCCGGGGGCTGCTGGCGGCCGGGGAGGCGGTCGACCTGGTGGTCAGCCGCGCCGCCCGGCTGACCGTCCTGGACGAGACCGGCATCTCCTTCCGCGACGCGCACTGGCGGGAGGACCTCGGGCGCTGGCTGGGGTCGGACGAGGGCCTGGACGACGTCCGGTACTGGCCGGCCGGCGACTTCGCGGCCGGCCCCTCCAGCGGCTCCTACCCGGCGAAGGGGATGCTGGTCGTCCCCGCGAGCACCGGCTCGGTCGCGGGGATCGCGCTCGGTCTCAGCAAGGACCTGCTCCAGCGGGTCGCCGCCGTCACCCTCAAGGAGCGCCGCCCGCTGGTGGTCTGCGTGCGCGAGACCCCCCTCAACGGGGTGACGCTCAAGCACCTGGTGGAGCTGGACGCGCAGGGCGCCGTGGTGCTGCCCGCCTCGCCCGGCTTCTACGCGGGCGGCTCCACGGTGCGCGAACTGGTGGATTTCGTGGCCGGGCGGGTGCTGGACGCGGTGGGGGTGCGGCACGAGTTGTACCGGCGCTGGGCGGGCGAGTTGGGAGCGGCCGCGAAGGCGGCGGGCCGGGGGGAGTGA
- a CDS encoding Lrp/AsnC family transcriptional regulator produces MDTVDRQLIQALRENGRASYAELGRLVGLSGPSVTDRINRLEQAGVITGYRATVNPASLGFGVTALIGLQLTDAADHEDVAHRLKELGEVEDCWFIAGDDSYMLKVRVSNVEGLESVVKRLSGTKGVARTRTTVVLSTKWENRVSDLPLPETE; encoded by the coding sequence ATGGACACGGTGGACAGACAGCTCATCCAGGCGCTTCGGGAGAACGGCCGCGCGTCCTACGCCGAGCTGGGCCGACTGGTCGGCCTCTCCGGCCCGAGCGTGACGGACCGGATCAACCGGCTGGAGCAGGCCGGGGTCATCACCGGATACCGCGCGACGGTCAACCCGGCCTCCCTGGGCTTCGGCGTCACGGCCCTGATCGGCCTTCAGCTCACGGACGCCGCCGACCACGAGGACGTCGCGCACCGGCTGAAGGAGCTCGGCGAGGTCGAGGACTGCTGGTTCATCGCGGGCGACGACTCCTACATGCTCAAGGTCAGGGTCTCCAACGTGGAGGGCCTGGAGTCGGTGGTCAAGCGCCTCTCCGGGACCAAGGGCGTCGCCCGCACCCGGACCACCGTCGTGCTCTCCACCAAGTGGGAGAACCGGGTCAGCGACCTCCCCCTCCCCGAGACGGAGTAG
- a CDS encoding threonine/serine dehydratase, which produces MALVGVEELHAAQRRIAGVAVRTPLLPCPWAADGARRLWLKPENLQPTGAFKTRGAYNRLAALSGAERARGVVAQSSGNHAQAVAYAAQLLGIRAVIVMPDTSPEVKVASTRSYGAEVILVAPAERDTLPAELAARHGYVWVPPYDDPYIIAGQGTVGMEIAEDAPDELDTVLVPVSGGGLISGTAAALKLTCPGVRVIGVEPELAADAQQSLRTGRRTEWPVADTYRTIADGLRTTSVGELPFEHIQAYVDDIVTVSEAEIRDTVAVLARRGRLVAEPSGAVAPAAYLHRAAELGPGRVFAAVVSGGNIEPRLLAELLATGA; this is translated from the coding sequence ATGGCCCTGGTCGGTGTGGAGGAACTGCATGCGGCGCAGCGGCGGATCGCCGGTGTCGCGGTCCGCACACCGCTGCTGCCCTGCCCCTGGGCCGCGGACGGCGCGCGCAGGCTGTGGCTGAAGCCCGAGAACCTCCAGCCGACCGGCGCGTTCAAGACCCGTGGTGCCTACAACCGGCTGGCCGCGCTGAGCGGGGCCGAGCGGGCCCGCGGCGTGGTCGCCCAGTCCAGCGGCAACCACGCGCAGGCGGTGGCGTACGCGGCGCAACTGCTGGGCATCCGCGCCGTGATCGTGATGCCGGACACCTCGCCCGAGGTGAAGGTCGCGAGCACCCGCTCGTACGGCGCCGAGGTGATCCTGGTCGCGCCGGCCGAGCGCGACACCCTGCCCGCCGAGCTGGCCGCCCGGCACGGCTACGTGTGGGTCCCGCCGTACGACGACCCCTACATCATCGCGGGCCAGGGCACGGTCGGCATGGAGATCGCCGAGGACGCCCCCGACGAGCTGGACACCGTACTGGTGCCGGTCAGCGGCGGCGGCCTGATCTCCGGCACGGCGGCCGCGCTCAAGCTCACCTGCCCGGGCGTGCGGGTGATCGGCGTGGAGCCGGAGCTGGCGGCCGACGCGCAGCAGAGCCTGCGCACCGGACGGCGCACCGAGTGGCCGGTCGCCGACACCTACCGCACCATCGCGGACGGGCTGCGCACCACCTCGGTCGGCGAGCTGCCCTTCGAACACATCCAGGCGTACGTGGACGACATCGTCACCGTCTCCGAGGCCGAGATCCGTGACACCGTCGCCGTGCTGGCCCGCCGCGGCCGGCTGGTGGCGGAGCCCTCCGGAGCGGTGGCCCCGGCCGCGTACCTCCACCGGGCCGCCGAGCTGGGCCCCGGGAGGGTCTTCGCCGCCGTGGTCAGCGGAGGCAACATCGAACCCCGGCTCCTTGCGGAGCTGCTGGCAACCGGGGCGTAG